A genomic region of Pseudoalteromonas piscicida contains the following coding sequences:
- the leuB gene encoding 3-isopropylmalate dehydrogenase yields the protein MSQANYKIAVLAGDGIGPEVMQAAELVLDKVATKFNFALEKSPQAIGGAAIDQFGEALPAATLAACEAADAILFGSVGGPKWEHLPPNEQPERASLLPLRKHFQLFCNLRPAQLLPALSAASPLRSDISRQGFDILCVRELTGGIYFGEKGRQGEGESESAFDTQTYSRKEIERIARFAFDAARLRSNHVTSVDKANVLATSVLWREVVNEVAKEYPDVALDHIYIDNAAMQLVKQPSQFDVLLCDNLFGDILSDECAMITGSMGLLPSASLNQSGFGLYEPAGGSAPDIAGKGVANPIAQILSVALMLRYSLAQDEAARAIEKAVAEAVKDGVGTPDIYPQAGFTTMDVAQAIVDRV from the coding sequence ATGAGTCAAGCAAACTACAAAATCGCCGTACTAGCTGGAGATGGAATTGGTCCAGAAGTGATGCAAGCCGCTGAGCTGGTATTAGATAAAGTGGCGACTAAGTTCAACTTTGCTTTAGAAAAGTCACCACAAGCGATAGGTGGTGCGGCCATAGACCAATTTGGCGAAGCCCTACCCGCGGCGACATTAGCCGCGTGTGAAGCTGCTGATGCGATTCTATTTGGCTCTGTGGGTGGGCCTAAGTGGGAGCACTTACCGCCAAATGAGCAACCAGAGCGGGCATCTTTATTACCGCTTAGAAAGCACTTTCAGCTATTTTGTAATCTGCGTCCTGCGCAGCTATTGCCCGCATTGAGCGCCGCCTCTCCACTACGCAGTGACATTAGCCGGCAAGGCTTTGATATTTTATGCGTCCGTGAGCTTACTGGCGGGATTTATTTTGGCGAAAAAGGTCGCCAAGGTGAGGGCGAAAGCGAGTCGGCGTTTGATACGCAAACCTATTCGCGCAAAGAAATCGAACGCATCGCCCGTTTTGCTTTTGATGCAGCGAGACTTAGAAGCAATCATGTGACTTCTGTAGACAAAGCCAACGTGCTGGCAACCAGTGTACTGTGGCGTGAAGTGGTCAATGAAGTCGCGAAAGAATACCCAGATGTGGCGCTTGATCACATCTATATCGACAACGCTGCGATGCAGCTGGTAAAGCAACCAAGCCAGTTTGATGTGCTACTGTGCGACAACCTGTTCGGTGACATCCTTTCTGATGAATGTGCAATGATCACGGGTTCCATGGGGTTATTACCATCGGCAAGTCTAAATCAATCGGGCTTTGGTTTATATGAGCCTGCGGGCGGCTCAGCACCAGATATCGCTGGTAAAGGGGTGGCAAACCCAATCGCACAAATCTTAAGTGTCGCGCTGATGCTACGTTATTCATTGGCGCAAGACGAAGCGGCACGCGCAATTGAAAAGGCAGTAGCAGAGGCGGTGAAAGATGGTGTAGGTACACCGGATATCTATCCTCAAGCAGGGTTTACTACTATGGATGTCGCGCAAGCGATCGTCGACAGGGTTTAA
- the leuC gene encoding 3-isopropylmalate dehydratase large subunit: MAKTLYDKIWQSHVVAKLNEQTDLLYIDRHLVHEVTSPQAFAGLREQNRPVRCPEKTFATMDHNVSTKSRSIDAASEVSKNQLQALAQNCEEFGIVLYDLNSINQGIVHVMGPEQGITLPGTTIVCGDSHTSTHGAFGALAHGIGTSEVEHVLATQTLQQKKAKSLKIQVNGVLRPTVTAKDLILAVIGQLGTAGGTGYVAEFCGTGIEALSMEARMTLCNMSIEMGAKAGLIAPDEKTFAYLRGRPFAPQGEDFDAAVHYWKTLHSDPDAEFDRVVELDADSVQPQVTWGTSPEQVIGINDLLPNPDDEPNLVKADAMRSALKYMGLTAGQRLSDAKVDTVFIGSCTNSRIEDLRAAAQVVAGKHVAAGVEALIVPGSGLVKQQAEQEGLADIFKAAGFEWCEPGCSMCLAMNDDRLGAEKRCASTSNRNFEGRQGRGGRTHLVSPAMAAAAAIAGHFTDIRGEAS; the protein is encoded by the coding sequence GTGGCAAAAACATTATACGATAAAATTTGGCAATCCCATGTGGTTGCTAAATTAAACGAGCAAACCGATCTCTTGTACATTGACCGTCATCTAGTACACGAAGTCACTTCACCGCAGGCGTTTGCGGGATTAAGAGAGCAGAATCGTCCGGTAAGATGTCCAGAAAAAACCTTTGCAACAATGGATCATAATGTCTCGACCAAGAGCCGTTCGATTGATGCTGCCAGTGAGGTGAGCAAAAACCAGCTACAAGCGTTGGCACAAAACTGTGAAGAGTTTGGCATTGTGCTTTACGATTTGAATTCCATTAACCAAGGCATAGTGCACGTAATGGGACCTGAGCAAGGGATCACTTTGCCGGGTACAACGATTGTATGTGGCGATAGCCATACCTCAACGCATGGCGCATTTGGAGCGCTGGCTCACGGTATTGGTACATCAGAGGTTGAACATGTGCTGGCCACGCAAACATTACAACAGAAAAAAGCCAAATCGTTAAAAATTCAGGTGAATGGCGTGTTGCGTCCGACCGTGACTGCAAAAGACTTGATCCTCGCTGTGATTGGGCAATTGGGCACAGCTGGTGGCACTGGTTATGTGGCTGAGTTTTGTGGGACGGGGATCGAAGCGCTGTCGATGGAAGCGCGGATGACGCTGTGTAATATGAGTATTGAAATGGGGGCGAAAGCTGGCTTGATCGCACCTGATGAGAAAACCTTTGCGTATTTACGTGGTCGCCCATTTGCACCTCAAGGCGAAGACTTTGACGCTGCGGTGCACTACTGGAAAACCCTGCATAGCGACCCGGATGCTGAATTTGATCGTGTTGTGGAGCTGGATGCTGACAGTGTGCAACCTCAAGTAACTTGGGGGACAAGCCCAGAACAAGTCATTGGGATTAATGATCTATTACCTAACCCTGACGATGAACCTAATTTAGTCAAAGCGGATGCGATGCGCAGCGCGCTGAAATATATGGGCCTCACAGCAGGACAAAGGCTAAGCGATGCCAAAGTCGACACCGTATTTATTGGCTCTTGCACCAATAGCCGTATTGAAGATTTGCGTGCGGCGGCACAAGTGGTGGCGGGCAAGCACGTAGCGGCAGGCGTTGAAGCGCTTATCGTCCCGGGATCAGGATTAGTAAAACAGCAAGCCGAACAAGAAGGCTTAGCCGATATTTTCAAAGCTGCGGGGTTTGAGTGGTGTGAACCGGGCTGCTCTATGTGCTTGGCGATGAATGATGATCGTCTTGGCGCAGAAAAACGCTGTGCATCGACCTCAAACCGTAATTTTGAAGGGCGCCAAGGGCGAGGCGGTCGTACGCATTTGGTGAGTCCAGCAATGGCTGCCGCAGCGGCAATTGCAGGTCACTTTACTGATATTCGAGGAGAGGCGTCATGA
- the leuD gene encoding 3-isopropylmalate dehydratase small subunit, with protein MSVFHQGLVAPLDKNNVDTDQIIPKQFLTSTSRDGFDKALFYDWRYLEDGQSDPNFVLNYRQYQGASILLTRDNFGCGSSREHAPWALKQYGFTVILAESFADIFFNNCGNNQMLCIALPASTLDALFDACEQQSQVHLSIDLEAQQISGAGIAPIDFEVREDIKARLLSGLDFIGETELLNAQIDAFEQQLATTRPWQ; from the coding sequence ATGAGCGTGTTTCATCAGGGCCTAGTTGCGCCATTAGACAAAAACAATGTTGATACAGACCAAATTATTCCCAAGCAGTTTTTAACTTCAACCAGCCGCGATGGGTTTGATAAAGCGCTGTTTTATGATTGGCGCTATCTTGAAGATGGCCAGTCAGATCCGAACTTTGTGCTTAACTATCGACAATATCAGGGCGCGTCAATCTTGTTAACCCGTGACAACTTTGGTTGTGGTTCGTCTCGTGAGCATGCTCCATGGGCGCTAAAGCAATATGGTTTTACGGTGATCTTAGCCGAGAGCTTTGCCGATATCTTTTTTAATAATTGTGGTAATAACCAAATGCTTTGCATTGCGTTACCAGCCAGCACGTTAGATGCGCTCTTCGATGCATGCGAGCAACAATCACAAGTACATTTGAGTATTGACCTAGAAGCGCAGCAGATAAGCGGAGCGGGTATTGCACCAATTGACTTTGAGGTGCGAGAAGACATCAAAGCACGCCTCTTGAGTGGCCTTGACTTTATCGGTGAGACCGAATTATTAAATGCTCAAATTGATGCCTTTGAGCAGCAGCTTGCTACGACAAGACCTTGGCAATAA